The genome window TCCGTAATATTCAAGGCATACGAAACAATGCTCCCTGCAGCAGAACCCCGTCCAGGTCCAACATAAACCCCATTTTCACGTGAGAATTTTATAAAATCCCAGACAATGATAAAATATCCATTGTATCTCATTTTATCAATAATTTCCAGCTCATACTCTGCACGCTCCAAAACATTTTCCAAATTATTCTTTAATAATTCTTCCCGAATTTTAACTTCCTTCAATTTCTGCCCAGCAATTTCATCTTTTGCAATCTCTTTTTCAATTATCTCAAAATTTTTATCCAGCTGCAATTTTTCAGAATCTGAAACAGATTTTTTCAAATATTTGTGAAAAATCCCCTCAAATACTAGATTTCGCAAAAATTCCTTTTCATTTACATTTTGTGGCAACGAATATTTTGGAAATTTAAAATGATGAAACTCAAAATCAACATTGCAGTTTTCCACAATTTTTTCCACATTATTAATTCCAGTTTCATAAAACTCGCTATATTCCTTATTTTCAAAACATTTTTTTATTTCTTCTTCCGACTTCAAATACAAATCATCATACAAAATTTCACTACTGTCTGATTTTTCCGCATCAATTTTGCTTCCCGCTTTTATCGACTCTACAATCTTCTGCAAAACCGTATCTTCTCTATTCGGATAATAAACATCATTCGTAATAACAAAATTATCAAATTTATTTTTACGCACAATGTCAAAAAGCATTTTCCTAGCCTTTTCCAGCCTTTCCACAGCAGGAACTTCAATAAAAAAATTATCCCCAAAATCCTTACCAAGTTTCTCAATAACCCTTCTAACCTGAGTATTTTCCAAATCCAGAATACCCTTTATAACCTCACTATTTATGCCACCTGACAAAATATACAAGTCATCTGAATATTTTTTCAATTCATCATACTTAATTTTATTCCTATTCCGTGTAAACCTGCTATATGAAATTGACGACAATTTTGATAAATTTTTATACCCATTCTGATTTTTAGCAAGTAAAGTAAGCGAAAATTCCCCCACTTTCTCCAGTCCGTCAAGAAACACCTCAAGTCCAATAATTGGCTTTATTCCATCATTTTTACACTTCTTAAAAAACTCAATTGCCCCAAACATCGAAGTATCGGTAATTGCAAGTGCTTTTACTCCTATTTCCTTAGCCTTTTCAACATATTCATCTATTTTCCCTACTCCTTCAAGCAGTGAATACTCCGTATGCAATTTCAAATGTACAAATTTATTTTCCATAATTTCTACCTAATTTCTATTTTTATAAAAATACCTAAAGTGCCTTTATCACTTCATAAATCCCATCTTCATCATTCGATAAAGTAATTTTATCTTTTGAAAATTCCTGTTTCAATTCTTCCGTAGCATTCCCCATAAGATATCCGTATTTCACAAACTTCAACATTTCCAAATCATTCCACTGATCTCCAAACGCCATTGTTTCTTCTGGAGAAATATCATATTTTTTCAACAGTTCCTTTATTGCCAGCCCTTTATTTACTTCCTTATTCAAGCATTCTAAATAATGTGGCTTTGAAAATACAAAATTAATATGTGGCAATTTTTCTTCCAATTCCTTTTTTAGCTCCAGTAAAATCGAATTTTCTGCAATAAATAACGCTTTTGTAGAAGTTTTTCCAATGAATTCATCAAAATTTTTAACATAATATGGAATTTCCACGCTTTCTGAATATTTTTTACCTTCATCTGTTTCATTTTCAATATATAACTTGTCATCCATATATAAATTTAAGTGAATTCCTTTTTCTCTCGAAACTTTGATAAGTTCCTTAACATCCTGTGCCTCAACAGGTTTCTCAAAGATAACTTCATTATTTAACGGATTTGTAACTCTCCCACCATTATAATTAATTACTGGATTTTTTATACCCAGCATTTCCACAAAGGGCTTTGATGAAATAAAGGTTCTCCCAGTTGCAATAAATGTTTTCACTCCCTCTTCTTCCAATTCTCTCAATTTTTTTATCAAATTTTCCGAAACTTTATGCTCACTTGTCAGCACCGTTCCGTCCAAATCCATAAATATCGCTTTTATATTATTCATTTTAATTTCCTTTCTACTAACAATTTGTTAAATTTTGCTTTCTTATTTTTTTAAAACTATCTGATAATCTGTTTTATAATTCTATATTTAAATAACTTCAATTAAATTTTCTACAAAATAATCTATTTCTTCAATAGTCGTATCTTTACCAATACTAATTCTAAATGAACCTTTCAATTCCTCGTCAGTAAGTCCCATAGCCTTCAAAACATGTGAATTTTCAAGCGAACCTGACATGCATGCAGAACCGCCGCTTATGCAGATTCCTCTTAAATCCAGTGCTACCAGCAGCATTTGAATATCCACACCTTCTATGTATATATTCGTTGTTGTTTTTATTCTATTGGCCTTTTCTCCATTTATTTTTATTTTTTTTCTAAGTTTTTCAATTTCAATTTTCAGTTTATTTTCTAGATAATTTTGCAGTTTTTCTTCTTTTTCTAATATTTCTTCTAAATTTTCATAAACTTCCTCAAGTGCCACACCAAGTCCCAAAATTCCGTGAACATTTTCTGTTCCAGCTCGTCTGTTCCTTTCCTGCGAACCGCCCCAGATTTCCTTTTCAACCGAATATTTTTTATCAATAAATACAAACCCTGCTCCCTTAGGCCCATAAAATTTATGAGCTGTTGCCGTCAAAGCATTTATTTTCAAATCTTTTGGCAAAATTTTCATTTTTCCTATTGCCTGAACTGCATCCGTATGAAAAAATATATTTCTCTCTGCCAAAATTTCCCCAATTTCCTTAATCGACTGAATAACGCCAGTTTCATTATTCACAAACATTATCGAAACAAGAGCAGTATCTTCCCTCAATTGCTGTTTTAACTCCTCAATATTCACAACTCCATTCTCATCAACACTAATGTACGAAACTTCATACCCTTCATTTTCCAGCTGCTCAAAGGTTTTTAAAATCGTAGAATGCTCAATCTTAGATGTTATAATATGTTTTCCTTTATCATTGTTCGCCTTTAAAAATCCCCTTATTGCAAGATTATTCCCTTCAGCTCCACCAGATGTAAATACAATTTCAGTTGTTTCAACCTTCAAATTCTGTGCTATAATATGTCTTGCCCTTTCCACAGCTGATTTTGCCCATTGTCCCAATGAATGCACAGAAGACGGATTTCCATAATTTTCACTAAATGATTTTGTCATCTCTTCTATCACTTTGTCTGACATTTTTGTAGTTGCGGCATTATCTAAATATACTATTTTCATTTTTAACTTTCTTCTCCTTTTTTTCATTTCATTATTTTATAATTTATAAAATTTTGTTATTTTAATTCTAAAATACATTTTACTTTTCTAATCATCTACTTATCTTACCAAAAAATATATTTTTTTCTAAAAATCGGAAATTTTCTATCTACATATTCATTAACATAATATTGAGCTTCAGCATAACTTCCCATTATATTTAAAAAATCCAAAGAATCCTTAAAAATTCCTATTTTTTCATCTTCCACTTTAAGTGCGATAATATAAGGAAATATTCTATTAAAATAATTAAGTTTTTCTTCTTCTTTTTCAAATTTATCTATTTTATTTTTTTCAGCAGTTTCAAAATACATTTTTAAACCTTCAATATACTCCATTTTTCGCTGTCCCGAAACTGTATATTTTCCTATTGCCTTTTCATATATCAAAAACATTATCCCTAAAATTAACAAAATTATTCCAAAAAAAATATCCGCATACAATATCACGCCAATAAACCCGCCCACAGTAGTTGTTACATATAAAAATTTCAGTAATCCTCTCTGCATGCTATATACATATGCTAGCCATCCAAATATAAAAATTGTAAGAATCATCGAACTTGCAATATCTTTCTGCATTAATTTTGACAATGTAAAAGCCATACAAATTGCTATTCCCAAAATAAATGGAATAAAATATGAGTAATTATTTTTATAAATCATCATTTTATATTTCTTTTCCAGAAAATGAACAATTCGATTTTTAAATCCAATAATTCCTAGTTTATTCCCAAACAAATCATTTTCCGAAAGAACATCCAGCAAATTATTTTCCTCCTGAAACAAAGTTTCCTTTCTCAATTTCAAATTATCTCTATTTTTCTTATTCAAAATATATTTTCTATTTCCAGTACCATCTTCATAAACTTCGGAAATATATCCCTTCAATATTAACGACAACATTCCAATTTTCAATATTTCCTTTGAATCCCTCTCGCCATTAATATAAGCCACAAACATTGAAGAAATATAATCTGGCTCTACAAATTCAGGAACAACAGCCTTTCTCTTCGGATCTCTTCCAAAAAAATACCAAGTTAAGACAGAATATATTGCGACAAGTATAACTACAATAATTTCAATTATAACTATATAAGATTTATTCATTAATAAGCTCCTTTAATACATTTTTATACTTTAACCTTCTCAAGCTCTAAACTTATCTAATCTTAATAAGTCAAGCTTTAAAAAAATCAAATACATTTTTAAACAATTTATTAGGAAATATTGAAACTGTATATTCATCGACAAAATATTTTGCCTCTTTGTAATTTCCCATCATGTTTAAAAAATTTAAAGAATCCATAAATAATTTAAAACTTTCATCTTCTATTTTAAGCGCAACAGCATAAGGAAGCAAATAATTAAAATAATTCAACTTTTCCTCTTGCGTTTCAAATTTATCTATCCTGTATCTTTCTGTTGTATTAAAATACATTTTCATCCCTTCGATATATTCCATTTTTCTTCTTCCTGCAGTCGTGTACTTTCCTATCGCTTTTTCATAAACTAAAAATATTATCCCTAAAGCAAATAAACTTATGCCTGAATAAATATCAACATACATTATAACCCCCATAATTCCACCTATAACAACTGTAATATATAAGAATTTCAAAATTCCCCTTGACATATCATACACAAGTTTTAACCATATAATTCCTGCTATTGTGATACGAACTGAATTTTCAACATTTCCCTTTGTTAATTTCAATAATATAAAAAATAATAAAACCGCAGTTCCTAAAATAAATGGAATAAAACAAAAATAATTATTTTTATATATCGTTTTCTTATATTTTTTCTCTAAAAAATGTACAATACGATTTTTATATTTTAAAATTAACTGTTTGTTGGAAAATAAGTCTCCCTCAGACAAAATATTCAGTAATTCATTTTCTTCTTCAAATAAATTTGTCTTTCTTAATTCTAAATTTTTTTTATTTTTACTATTCAAAATAAATTTTTTAATTTTTCCTTTTTTATCTTTAATAACGGAAATATAATTTTTGGATAATAATGACAGTATTCCAATCTTTAGTATTCTTATTGAATCTCTTTCTCCATTAATATATGCCATGAACATTGCAGAAATATTATCTGGCACATTAAATTCAGGAACAACTACCTTTCTTTTCGGATCTCTTCCAAAAAAATACCAAGTTAAGACAGAATACACTGTAACAACTATAACTATGATAATTTCCAAAATTTTTATAATAAAATCCATATTTCCCACATCTAAACTCCTAAAACTAAAAATTCACTCTTTCATACTTCATTTTCAATTTCTTTCTGTAAAATCCAATTCCAATATGGATTATTTCTTTAACTCCACGATTTTTCAGTTCCACATCATATTCTTTCTCTCTAATCTGTCTAAATCCTTCTTTCGCATAATTGTCCATTTCTTCTTCGTTGCCTGCCACTTTAAATTCAAAAATATATGCTGGATTTTCTTTGTTTTTCGGTTCAAGTACCAAATCAGCCCTTCCATATCCAGTTTCCCTTTCAGAAAGTCTGATATAGTCATTTCCTAGAACTATGAAAATCCCTATTAAAAATACTTTGTAATATTTCTCGTCCTTATCTGTATCAAAATAGCTTAATGAAGATAGTATTTCATCTTGAAGTCCTTTTGCAAATTCTTCTATTTTTCCTTTCTTCAAGTCTTTTATAATATTTGTAAATTTTTGAGTTTTTTTAATAAATCTGGCAATAAACCTGTTTTCAAAAAACTTCAGTATTTCGTTATTTGGTATCCTTATAGGATATTCATTATCCACTTTTTCCCCGCCAATCGTCAAATAGCCTGCATACAGAAATAATTGCCATATATCATCCGTATCAAAAGTAAATTCAGAATAATCATTTATTTCCTTGTAAATTTTCTCCTTATTAAATAATTTCTCCAAATCATCAAATATTTCCTTATTCCCTTCATCAAGCATTTCATCTATCAATTTATTCCCTGAAACACTAATCCAATAAGGACGTAATTGCCTAGCCGACAAAAAATTAATAATTGACCAAGGATTATAAATTTCAGTATCTCCAAATTGATAACCATTATACCATTTCTTAACTTCTTCCAGCTCATATTCAAGCTCATAATATTTCACAGCTTTTATAACTTCATTTTCTGTAAGCCCAAAAAACTCAGAATATTTTTCACCAAATATTGTATTTACTTTCAAATTGTTCAGCCCTGAAAAAATCCCTTCTTTTGCAATCCGTAAAATTCCTGTCATAATCCCAAATTGCAAATATTCATTATCCTTCAAGGCTTCTCCGTAAAATCTTTTGAAAAACGAAATTGCCTTTTTATAGTACCCTGCTTGATATGACTGAATTATCGGAGTATCGTATTCATCAATCAAAACGACAACTTTCTTTTTCCCATAATAATCATACAGATATTTTGTCAAATTTTTTAAAGAATTTTTCCAATCTGCCCCTTTCTGTTTCAGCCATATCTTGTCAAATTCCATTAACTCACTCTGATTCAAGTTTTTTCTTATAAACTCAAAGTCATTATACAATTTATTTATCAAATTTTTTATTTCAAAATAGCAATCTTCCCACTCATCTTCCTCAATATTCTTAAAACTCACAAATATTACTGGGTATTTCCCCTGCTCACTTGCATATTCAGTTTCTGAAATATTAAGATTGTCAAACAGTCTCTTATTTTCTTCTCTATTTTCAAAATCAAAAAAATATCTTATCATTGACATATTAAGCGTTTTCCCAAATCTTCTTGGACGAGTGAATAGATTTACATTTGCTCCATCTCTTAAAATACTGCTAATCAATCCTGTTTTATCAACATAATAGTAATTTTCTTCTATTATTCTTTTAAAATCAGACATTCCTATCGGTAATCGCTTTTTATTTCCCATTTTTCATCCCCTCTGTTTCCTTCATATTTTTTCAATTTAATTCTTGCACAAATTCAAAAAAATAATATTTATACCAATATTATAAACTAAAAAACAATACTTTACAACAAGAAAAAAAGCCAGTATTTCTACCAGCTTCCTCCACCTCCTCCGCCGGAACCTCCGCCAGAGAAGCCTCCACCACTTGAGAATCCGCCTCCGCCAAAACCGCCTCCGCTCGAATTTCTAGAGTTTTCTCTCAAAGTACTGAATCTTTCTTCTGCTATTTTATTGTATGCATTGTTATAACCTCTTGAAATCATATCTGATAAAAAGTAATTATTGTATGAATTAAAATGTACTCCTCTATTTATATAAGAATATGTACTTTCATCAAAATTATAAAGTTTTATCGTATTCTTCATAAGTTTTACCGCTTCATTTTTTACACCAAGAGCTACCGCATAAGGCAATATCCCTTTAAAATAAGCTACCAGCTCATCTACATCATTAAATTTCATAATCTGATTTGCTTCAGCAGTCTTTATGTACATTTTCATGCCATCCAAGTATTCTTTTTTTCTCATTCCATCAACAGTATATCTTCCAATTATTTTTGAATAAACAGCATACATTGCCATAATTATTCCAATTATAATGAAATTTAAAACTCCATATATTAATGAAAAGAATAATACTGCTATCCACTTAATAATTTTTAAAAATTTGCTATTATTTCCATAAATATTATTGATAATTGAAAAAATCGTATTTAATACTATTCCAAAGAAAATAGCAACCATAACTAGAGAAACTGCTCCAGAAATACCATCAGAAATACCTGCCGTTCCGCTGCTTGCAGTTGACGAAATCATAAAAACTGTAATCATACCGACAATAAAGACAATATTAAAAATGTTATTATCCTTATAAACTTTCTTTTTATACTCTTTTTCAAATGATTTTAATATTTTATTTGAAGCATCGTAAAGACTTCTTTCTTTTTTAAATATGTATCCATTATCAGAAAGAGCATTAAAAACAATCTTTTCTTCTTCTGCTAATTCAGGCTTGCTTTTTCTACTGTCAGACAATGTATATTCTACATTTCTTCCATTACCTTCTTCGTCATTAGCTTCAACATAACCTTTAGAAAGCAATGAAAGCACTCCGATTGTTAGTATTTCTTTTGGCTCTCTTTCTCCATTGATGTAAGCCGCATACATGGCAGAAATATCCTTTGGTATGTTAAATTCAGGAACAATTGCCTTTTTATTTACATCTCTTCCAAATATATACCACGTTACAAATCCATAAATTGCTAGAATTATTATTATAATCGGTCCTACAGCAATTAAAGGATGAGCATAATAAAGTGTCTGTAATTTATCCCAAAATGTTGGGCTTATATTATCTGTTTTTAAATTCAGACGAAAACTTAATCCACTATATGCCTCTAAAACCTTATTTGTTTTAATTTCAACAGTTCCATTATTCAAATTTGTAATATAATCTTTTCCACTTTGTCCATATTCACCTGTAAAAATATCTAATTGCTTAATTTCATTTTTTAAAACAGGTTCTCCATTTCCAAATTTTATATTTACCGTAGCTTTTTCAATAGGAACTTGCCAAAATTGACCAATTGCATTAAAGTAAACCTGATAAATTCCATTTTTTTCAAATACTGCATTATAAATCACATAATTAAACTCGTATCTATTTACACCATTTTCCACAAATCTGTCTGCAGAACCAACCCTATATCTAATACCTTCATCAAAAAGTTTCGTAGAGTATTCTTCAGAAATACCGTTTCTCTTTATTGAATTCATTTTTATATAAGATTTGTAAATATCTACGCCATTTTTCTTTGAACGTAACGGAATATCCCTATAAATCCCGTGCTTTGCCACACCGTCAAATTCATAGTCAATTACTTCATTTACTGTCAAAGTTCCATTTTTATTCATCTGAACTGTAACTTCATAATTCGTTATTTTTTCAGCAATTAATGATTTTGCACTTAAGAAAAACAATGTGAAAAATACAAACATTATTGAAAAAATACTGTTTAATTTTCGGTTGCTAAAACTCTTCATAATAAGCCCTCTTCCAAAAAATTTACTAAAAAATTAAAACTTAACTTCTGGAGCCTTTTCTGCTCCTTCCACAGCATTAAAGAACTCAGCTTTTTTAAATCCAAAAATTCCACCAAAAATATTGTTTGGAAAAGTTTCCACAAAAGTATTTCTGTCTCTTGCTGTTCCGTTATAATATTTTCTTGAACTTTGAATTTCTGTTTCTATTTGAGTTAGTTGAGATTGCAAGCTCAAAAAGTTTTCATTTGCTTTCAAGTCTGGATAATTTTCCTGTAACATCATTATTGATCTTAATGTTTTTGTCATTTCATTTTCAAGTTTTTGAATTTTTTCAATATTATCAATATCCTTTGTATCAATCGACATCATTTGACTTCTCAATTTTACCACATTTTCCAGCGTTTCTTTTTCATGTGTTGCATAACCTTTAACAGTATTAACAAGATTTGGTATTAAATCTAGCCTTTTTTGCAAATATACACCTATTCCACTCCAACCTTCCTCATTCAGATTTTTTAGTCTAATATATTTATTATAAATTCCCATTCCGATTACAACTAAAACTACCAAAATTCCTATTAAAATAAATACAATACTCATAATTCATTCTCCTCTTCTATTTTTTATTTTTATTTATTTTATTTACCATAAATCCAATTAATATTACCACAACCACCCCTATAAAAACATTATAATAAACCGTGTAATCTCTTGGCTTTGAAACTTTCTTTATATCTGCCTTTTCCAATTTTCCTACAAAAACTTCATCTCGTTCTTTTATTGAATCAGCAAATTCTGCAATATCGTACTCAGGCTTGTCTAAACTTTCATCTCCAAAGGTTATTTTATAATCTTCCCCTTCTGTAGCCCTAAACACAATTCTGTCTGGAACATAGTTTCCTGTTACTTCATTTATTTTGAGCGGTGAATTATCTCCATTCTGTATTTCAACGACTATTTCAGACAATTTAGGAACACTTTCTAAATTTATTACCAAATTTGATCTTTCCCCAACTTTAGATATTATCCCTTCTGCAAAAAAATTATCTCCGTTTCTCACAGTATAATTTCTCTGAAACTCATCATTTACATCTAGAACAATATTTTTTAATGGCAAAAACTTGCTCTTAATTTTCAAAATTGTATTTTTTCCTTCCTGCTCAACCTTATAATCCAATTTTGTCCCTACAGTTTTAAATTTCCCAGCCTCATTATTTGACAATTTCAAAATTGCTTCACTAAAGATATTCCCTTTATCTAAAGGCGTTACAATTTTATAAAATTCATATCTTTTTTCTGAAAATTCGATTGTCAAGTTTGACTTATCAGGTGTCTTATAAATTTCTCCCGAAGTTATCTGTTCCCAATCTGTACCGTTATTACTTCCAAGCAAAGTATATTCGGTGTAAAAATTTTTGGAAGGAATCAGTGCAAGCCTGTTTCCAATTATATCCTTTAACGAACTGTCGGAATTAAATTTCACAATAAATTCCATTTTATCCTTTTTCGTCAATACTTCATCTATTTTTGCCCT of Leptotrichia hongkongensis contains these proteins:
- a CDS encoding LemA family protein, which encodes MSIVFILIGILVVLVVIGMGIYNKYIRLKNLNEEGWSGIGVYLQKRLDLIPNLVNTVKGYATHEKETLENVVKLRSQMMSIDTKDIDNIEKIQKLENEMTKTLRSIMMLQENYPDLKANENFLSLQSQLTQIETEIQSSRKYYNGTARDRNTFVETFPNNIFGGIFGFKKAEFFNAVEGAEKAPEVKF
- a CDS encoding DUF2207 domain-containing protein, with the protein product MKSFSNRKLNSIFSIMFVFFTLFFLSAKSLIAEKITNYEVTVQMNKNGTLTVNEVIDYEFDGVAKHGIYRDIPLRSKKNGVDIYKSYIKMNSIKRNGISEEYSTKLFDEGIRYRVGSADRFVENGVNRYEFNYVIYNAVFEKNGIYQVYFNAIGQFWQVPIEKATVNIKFGNGEPVLKNEIKQLDIFTGEYGQSGKDYITNLNNGTVEIKTNKVLEAYSGLSFRLNLKTDNISPTFWDKLQTLYYAHPLIAVGPIIIIILAIYGFVTWYIFGRDVNKKAIVPEFNIPKDISAMYAAYINGEREPKEILTIGVLSLLSKGYVEANDEEGNGRNVEYTLSDSRKSKPELAEEEKIVFNALSDNGYIFKKERSLYDASNKILKSFEKEYKKKVYKDNNIFNIVFIVGMITVFMISSTASSGTAGISDGISGAVSLVMVAIFFGIVLNTIFSIINNIYGNNSKFLKIIKWIAVLFFSLIYGVLNFIIIGIIMAMYAVYSKIIGRYTVDGMRKKEYLDGMKMYIKTAEANQIMKFNDVDELVAYFKGILPYAVALGVKNEAVKLMKNTIKLYNFDESTYSYINRGVHFNSYNNYFLSDMISRGYNNAYNKIAEERFSTLRENSRNSSGGGFGGGGFSSGGGFSGGGSGGGGGGSW
- a CDS encoding DUF2207 family protein produces the protein MDFIIKILEIIIVIVVTVYSVLTWYFFGRDPKRKVVVPEFNVPDNISAMFMAYINGERDSIRILKIGILSLLSKNYISVIKDKKGKIKKFILNSKNKKNLELRKTNLFEEENELLNILSEGDLFSNKQLILKYKNRIVHFLEKKYKKTIYKNNYFCFIPFILGTAVLLFFILLKLTKGNVENSVRITIAGIIWLKLVYDMSRGILKFLYITVVIGGIMGVIMYVDIYSGISLFALGIIFLVYEKAIGKYTTAGRRKMEYIEGMKMYFNTTERYRIDKFETQEEKLNYFNYLLPYAVALKIEDESFKLFMDSLNFLNMMGNYKEAKYFVDEYTVSIFPNKLFKNVFDFFKA
- a CDS encoding DUF2207 family protein, encoding MNKSYIVIIEIIVVILVAIYSVLTWYFFGRDPKRKAVVPEFVEPDYISSMFVAYINGERDSKEILKIGMLSLILKGYISEVYEDGTGNRKYILNKKNRDNLKLRKETLFQEENNLLDVLSENDLFGNKLGIIGFKNRIVHFLEKKYKMMIYKNNYSYFIPFILGIAICMAFTLSKLMQKDIASSMILTIFIFGWLAYVYSMQRGLLKFLYVTTTVGGFIGVILYADIFFGIILLILGIMFLIYEKAIGKYTVSGQRKMEYIEGLKMYFETAEKNKIDKFEKEEEKLNYFNRIFPYIIALKVEDEKIGIFKDSLDFLNIMGSYAEAQYYVNEYVDRKFPIFRKKYIFW
- a CDS encoding Cof-type HAD-IIB family hydrolase: MNNIKAIFMDLDGTVLTSEHKVSENLIKKLRELEEEGVKTFIATGRTFISSKPFVEMLGIKNPVINYNGGRVTNPLNNEVIFEKPVEAQDVKELIKVSREKGIHLNLYMDDKLYIENETDEGKKYSESVEIPYYVKNFDEFIGKTSTKALFIAENSILLELKKELEEKLPHINFVFSKPHYLECLNKEVNKGLAIKELLKKYDISPEETMAFGDQWNDLEMLKFVKYGYLMGNATEELKQEFSKDKITLSNDEDGIYEVIKAL
- a CDS encoding cysteine desulfurase family protein; translation: MKIVYLDNAATTKMSDKVIEEMTKSFSENYGNPSSVHSLGQWAKSAVERARHIIAQNLKVETTEIVFTSGGAEGNNLAIRGFLKANNDKGKHIITSKIEHSTILKTFEQLENEGYEVSYISVDENGVVNIEELKQQLREDTALVSIMFVNNETGVIQSIKEIGEILAERNIFFHTDAVQAIGKMKILPKDLKINALTATAHKFYGPKGAGFVFIDKKYSVEKEIWGGSQERNRRAGTENVHGILGLGVALEEVYENLEEILEKEEKLQNYLENKLKIEIEKLRKKIKINGEKANRIKTTTNIYIEGVDIQMLLVALDLRGICISGGSACMSGSLENSHVLKAMGLTDEELKGSFRISIGKDTTIEEIDYFVENLIEVI
- a CDS encoding AAA family ATPase codes for the protein MGNKKRLPIGMSDFKRIIEENYYYVDKTGLISSILRDGANVNLFTRPRRFGKTLNMSMIRYFFDFENREENKRLFDNLNISETEYASEQGKYPVIFVSFKNIEEDEWEDCYFEIKNLINKLYNDFEFIRKNLNQSELMEFDKIWLKQKGADWKNSLKNLTKYLYDYYGKKKVVVLIDEYDTPIIQSYQAGYYKKAISFFKRFYGEALKDNEYLQFGIMTGILRIAKEGIFSGLNNLKVNTIFGEKYSEFFGLTENEVIKAVKYYELEYELEEVKKWYNGYQFGDTEIYNPWSIINFLSARQLRPYWISVSGNKLIDEMLDEGNKEIFDDLEKLFNKEKIYKEINDYSEFTFDTDDIWQLFLYAGYLTIGGEKVDNEYPIRIPNNEILKFFENRFIARFIKKTQKFTNIIKDLKKGKIEEFAKGLQDEILSSLSYFDTDKDEKYYKVFLIGIFIVLGNDYIRLSERETGYGRADLVLEPKNKENPAYIFEFKVAGNEEEMDNYAKEGFRQIREKEYDVELKNRGVKEIIHIGIGFYRKKLKMKYERVNF